The following are from one region of the bacterium genome:
- a CDS encoding D-alanine--D-alanine ligase family protein — protein sequence MKKIRIALVFGGRSGEHEVSLTSARSFIEALDPDRFTVIPVGITREGRWLAGPGILEKLESRVDFLPRRGKNPNTGLTQATPLPEPIDETADPPAPFAEADVVFPLVHGTYGEDGCLQGLFELADLPYVGAGVLGSALAMDKLAAKAVLVAAGLPVGPHLGLTRAELEADPTGVVRKIETALNYPLFVKPANLGSSVGITKVHGPSELAQALELAASYDRRIIVEGGLDAREIECAVLGNDSPEASVPGEILPAREFYDYDAKYVEDSELLIPAPLTTDQTAEARRLAVTSFKALDVSGMARVDLFLERATGRFYINEVNTVPGFTPISMYPKLWVASGLNYNDLVYRLVELALERHRDRRRTRRSYDSPRAKGKGKP from the coding sequence ATGAAGAAAATCCGCATCGCCCTCGTCTTCGGCGGACGCTCGGGGGAGCACGAGGTCTCACTCACCTCCGCCCGCTCCTTCATCGAGGCCCTCGACCCCGACCGCTTCACCGTCATCCCCGTGGGGATCACCAGGGAGGGCCGCTGGCTCGCCGGACCGGGCATCCTGGAAAAGCTGGAGAGCCGGGTGGATTTCCTGCCCAGGCGCGGTAAGAACCCGAATACCGGGCTGACCCAGGCTACTCCTCTCCCCGAACCGATTGACGAAACCGCGGACCCGCCCGCCCCCTTCGCCGAGGCCGACGTCGTCTTCCCCCTCGTCCACGGCACATACGGGGAGGACGGCTGCCTCCAGGGGCTCTTCGAGCTGGCCGACCTGCCCTACGTGGGGGCGGGGGTGCTGGGCTCGGCCCTGGCCATGGACAAGCTCGCGGCGAAGGCAGTCCTGGTCGCCGCCGGTCTGCCCGTCGGCCCGCATCTCGGGCTCACCCGTGCGGAGCTGGAGGCGGACCCGACCGGGGTCGTGCGCAAAATCGAGACCGCTTTGAATTACCCCCTCTTCGTCAAGCCGGCCAACCTGGGCTCCTCGGTGGGCATCACCAAGGTCCACGGCCCGTCGGAGCTGGCGCAAGCCCTGGAGCTCGCCGCTTCCTACGACCGTCGCATCATCGTCGAGGGTGGGCTGGACGCCCGCGAGATAGAGTGCGCCGTCCTGGGCAACGACTCGCCCGAGGCCAGCGTCCCCGGCGAAATCCTCCCCGCCCGCGAGTTCTACGACTACGACGCCAAGTACGTGGAGGACTCGGAGCTTCTGATACCCGCCCCGCTCACCACCGACCAGACCGCCGAGGCCCGCCGCCTGGCCGTCACTTCCTTCAAGGCCCTCGACGTCTCCGGCATGGCCCGGGTGGACCTCTTCCTCGAACGCGCCACCGGGCGGTTCTACATCAACGAGGTCAACACCGTCCCCGGCTTCACCCCCATCAGCATGTACCCCAAGCTGTGGGTGGCGTCGGGGCTGAACTACAACGACCTGGTGTACCGGCTGGTG